The DNA segment GCTGAGTCGGCCGGGTATTGGGTTGATGAGAGTATGTGTTCGATGAATATTCGGGCTGATATGCTGGAGCAGATGTGGGTGTTGTCGGAGGCACGTTGTTCGTCCATTCGTGCACCATCCGCGGCTGCGAAGAGACGCCATTTGGTTTCGTCGCCGCCGGACTGGTCTTGGGAAAGGTGGTGTTCTGGAAAGAAAAGGTCTGCTGGCCGGTGGCGCTGTCGGGCGTCTGGCAGTCATCGTCCTGGTCGAGAGTCGGCGGCACGCACTTGAGCTTCAGACGAATGCAGGCGCCGCAGGGCCATGGACCATTTTGCAGGGCGCCATCGCAGCGAATCTTGCGTTTTCGGCAGCCATCGCAGGCGCGCATGACCTTGAGGCGCTTGTGGCGGTTGTATTCGTCGACGAAGACATACTGCTTGGTATGCGCAGCGGGCGCCGGCGCACTCGTCGCGCTGTCCATGCCGACGGAAGAGCAGCTGTTTCTGGAGATGTTACCTGAAGAAAGTGCGGAACGCCGAAGAAGTGGATATCAATGTCATCGGGAGTTTAGTGTCCAAAGCTCACGCGCAGGATCCGAAGCCGCTGACAGGCATTCCGTTTCCTCGGGCGTTCATTCGGCGGGCAGGAGCAGCGGAGGGTGGAGGCAGCGAGGTTCCAGCAAACACAGCGACGGCGGGCATTCTTCTGGTGGAAAGGCGAGGAGGTGAGCAGGATGCTAAGAAGCCATGGCTGGCCGGCGGAGGGGTGTgctgccacagcagcagatcaTCCGAAGTCCCAGAAGACCCCTGCCCAATTTAGTGGCAGCTCTGCCAGCGGGCCTGCCGCTTCTACGCCACGCCACTTGGGAGCTCGGGAGGCAAGCACGTTGAACCCTCAGTTGCGACTCGTCAGCCGTGATCTTGTTTTGCGCTGCCGACCGGGCGACCGCTGTGGCCGCAGCGTGCAGCATGCACGGAAGCCTCTTGCTGGTGGGCCAGCAGCGTGCAGGGCCACGGAGTGTGCCGGCGGCGGCATCCACTCGCACGCCGCACGCCCATTTGCAAAGCTGCAACCCACCGGTTGACGTGCCTGTTGTAACGCCTGGCCTTGGCACCCGCCCACGACGTCCCTCGACTCGttcgcctccgcctcgcgGAACGTGCTGTGCCATCTTCCTCACGCCCAACTACGCAACGTACTGCGCGTCAGGACCTCTCCCGTAACattccaccgccaccaccatgGACGCCGGCAAGGACAACGCGAATCCCACCATCATCAACCCAAACGACCTGCCGTCCCGCCGCCGCTCTACGCCCTCTGCAGCGAAGCCGCAAGGAATCTTCGATGCATTGGTGCCGCAGTACCCAAGCTTTCTCGACGCCGCGGCCGCGCGCGACGCTGAGGTCTTGTCTGATGTCTCAGATCCTGCCTCgtcagacgacgacgagcgcGAGGAAATAGACGAGCAAGAAGTTTACGACCTAATCTCCACCATCACCGACCCCGAGCATCCACTCTCGCTGGGTTCGCTGGGAGTCGTGAACCTGGAAGACATCAAGATTATCCCGCCGACTTCTCCACGGTCCCGCATTAGTTCTGTGCAGGTGCTCATCACGCCTACCACCTCGGCCTGTTCGCTGACCACCGTCATTGGACTCGGCGTCAAGGTTCGATTGATGAATGCCCTGCCTCCACGTTTCCGAGTGGACGTGCGCATTAAGGAGGGAACCTCTTCATCGGCAGACGAAGCGAACAAGCAACTCGGCGACAAGGAACGGGTGGCGGCCGCCATGGAAAATCGCAACTTGATCAACATGGTGAACCACATGTTATCCTCATGCCAGTAGAAGAGCCAGCCTTTAGCCTAGGGTTGCAACCTCGTGCGAGTGGAGCCGGTAGCGTCGAAACAAGCGATTCATCAATGCTCGGATAATACACGCCCAGGCGACGAAATATCCGAACGCGCAGATGCCTACCTACTACGGGTGCAGGACGTTTGCCATTCCCGTGCCGAACGAACTCCATGAATTGAACTCGCACTGCCACGCACATAGACATGGATGCATCAGGGGCACATGCTTGCTGAACGGTGCACAATCCGCACAATTAACAATGATTATCAATACAG comes from the Cercospora beticola chromosome 4, complete sequence genome and includes:
- a CDS encoding uncharacterized protein (BUSCO:EOG09264O3B) produces the protein MDAGKDNANPTIINPNDLPSRRRSTPSAAKPQGIFDALVPQYPSFLDAAAARDAEVLSDVSDPASSDDDEREEIDEQEVYDLISTITDPEHPLSLGSLGVVNLEDIKIIPPTSPRSRISSVQVLITPTTSACSLTTVIGLGVKVRLMNALPPRFRVDVRIKEGTSSSADEANKQLGDKERVAAAMENRNLINMVNHMLSSCQ